The Aedes aegypti strain LVP_AGWG chromosome 3, AaegL5.0 Primary Assembly, whole genome shotgun sequence genome contains a region encoding:
- the LOC5576266 gene encoding 26S proteasome non-ATPase regulatory subunit 11, whose protein sequence is MAGAMMFDRAQSLQLNRQDLSTIAADLEVDENDEEQIRQKEQKILELGEAYKKEGKAKELADLIKVTRPFLSFLSKAKAAKLVRSLVDLFLDLEAETGIEVQLCKECIEWAKQEKRTFLRQSLEARLIALYFDTAMYTEALALGSQLLRELKKLDDKNLLVEVQLLESKTYHALSNLPKARAALTSARTTANAIYCAPKVQATLDLQSGILHAADERDFKTAFSYFYEAFEGFDSVQSPKALTALKYMLLCKIMLGQSDDVNQIVSGKLAITYSGRDIDAMKSVAQASHKRSLADFQDGLKQYKHELEDDVIVKAHLGTLYDTMLEQNLCRIIEPYARVEVSFIAEQIALPIAQVEKKLSQMILDKKFSGILDQGVGVLIVFEEAPVDKTYETALETIQHMGKVVDTLYQKAKKLT, encoded by the exons ATGGCTGGTGCAATGATGTTTGATCGCGCACAGTCGCTTCAGCTGAATCGCCAGGACTTGTCCACGATTGCGGCGGATCTCGAGGTGGACGAAAACGATGAGGAACAGATTCGCCAAAAGGAGCAGAAAATCCTTGAGCTGGGCGAAGCGTACAAAAAGGAAGGCAAGGCCAAGGAACTAGCCGATTTGATCAAGGTGACCCGACCGTTCCTGAGCTTCCTGAGTAAGGCCAAGGCCGCCAAGTTGGTTCGCTCGCTGGTGGACTTGTTCCTCGATTTGGAGGCGGAAACTGGCATCGAAGTTCAGCTGTGCAAAGAGTGCATCGAATGGGCCAAGCAGGAAAAGCGTACCTTTTTGCGGCAGTCCCTGGAGGCCCGACTGATTGCGTTGTATTTCGACACGGCCATGTACACGGAAGCTCTGGCCCTCGGCAGTCAGCTGCTGCGGGAGCTGAAGAAGCTGGACGATAAGAATCTGCTGGTGGAAGTGCAACTGTTAGAAAGCAAGACCTACCACGCGTTGAGCAATTTACCCAAG GCCCGTGCCGCTTTGACCTCGGCCCGTACGACGGCCAATGCGATCTACTGTGCCCCAAAGGTGCAGGCCACGCTCGATTTACAGTCCGGAATCCTGCATGCTGCCGACGAGAGAGATTTTAAGACCGCGTTCTCGTACTTCTACGAGGCGTTCGAGGGCTTCGACAGTGTCCAGAGCCCGAAGGCGCTGACCGCCCTCAAATATATGCTGCTGTGTAAGATCATGTTGGGCCAGAGCGATGACGTGAACCAGATTGTCAGCGGCAAATTG GCAATCACCTACTCCGGCAGGGACATCGACGCGATGAAATCCGTTGCGCAGGCCTCGCACAAACGTTCGTTAGCCGACTTCCAGGACGGGCTCAAACAGTACAAGCACGAGCTGGAGGATGACGTCATCGTAAAGGCTCACTTGGGAACGCTGTACGATACGATGCTGGAGCAGAATCTGTGCCGCATAATCGAGCCGTATGCCCGCGTCGAGGTCAGTTTCATCGCTGAGCAAATCGCCCTGCCCATCGCCCAAGTCGAGAAGAAACTGTCGCAAATGATCCTGGACAAGAAGTTCAGCGGAATTCTCGACCAGGGAGTGGGCGTGTTGATCGTGTTCGAGGAAGCTCCGGTAGATAAGACTTACGAGACGGCTCTGGAGACGATACAGCACATGGGTAAGGTGGTAGACACATTGTACCAAAAGGCGAAGAAATTGACGTAA
- the LOC110679387 gene encoding uncharacterized protein K02A2.6-like: QRVHVDYAGPIEGDYYLIAVDSFSKWPEIVQTNRITSAVTISILRGLFARLGMPVTLVSDNGTQFTSAEFADFCASNGIEHLTTAPFHPQSNGQAERFVDTFKRAV; this comes from the coding sequence CAGCGCGTCCACGTCGACTACGCCGGTCCAATCGAAGGCGACTATTACCTCATCGCCGTCGATTCCTTCTCCAAATGGCCGGAGATCGTCCAAACAAATCGTATCACCTCGGCGGTGACCATTTCCATTCTCCGTGGTTTGTTTGCTCGGCTGGGTATGCCCGTTACACTGGTCAGCGACAACGGTACCCAGTTCACAAGCGCCGAATTTGCCGATTTCTGCGCCTCCAACGGCATCGAACACCTCACGACAGCCCCATTCCATCCACAATCGAATGGCCAAGCAGAACGATTCGTGGACACTTTCAAGAGGGCCGTG